TGGTGATCCGTGAATTccatcaaaaatatttaaaaaatccatccatccatccatccatccatccatatgtACCCTAGACTCTGGGTTCATCCTGACGTCACCACTTacggtgtgaccttgggcaagtaaatTGCCTTCTCCGTACATCAATTTCCTCATCATTAAAACAGAGTAATAAAAATTCCTCTGTCACAGGTTACCGAGATGCAGTTAATATCAGTCAAGTGCAAGTACACAGTAGGATTTCGATATGTGTGGCATGACATCCTTCCAGGAGGGGGTCAGGGCTGGCTTCATGGACAAGGCAGGATCAGAACAGTGTGTAAATAATTATCTTGCAATAGCTGTTTGGGCCACCTGCcactcccagcccagcccagccgggAGAAAAGGGAACAGCTTGTCACAGGAGGATTTGGCAGACAGGGAGGCTGTGGGTCCAGGCAGCTGTCAGCAGGGGTGATCCTGACTGCTGGTCAACCCTGGAACTCGGGTGGGCTGCTTCTCCAGCCTTGGCAGGACTGGTCGACCCAGGCCTGGAGCCCTGGGCTTCCGCGGTTGAAGCTCACTTCTTGTTCACTGGCAAGGGCCAAGGCAAGGGACGAGTGAGGGCCAGGCCGTAGCACCATCATAGCATCCATCACAGGTCCCTCGGGCTGCACACAGTCTTGAGATCCACCTGGCTACAGCCTTTGCCGCACAGATATACTCTGGGCCTCACGACAGCTCCTGGTGAGGGCTGCTGGAGCAGAAGTGGGTCTTGATTCCTTCCAAACATGCTCCTGGGAAAGGCCTGGCCGTCAGTGACTGGCCCGATGGGAACACAGGTCCCAGAATCCTGGATTTCAAAGCCACAAATGGCTGCTCAGTCACGTTGATAGGCGAGGGCCTAGAGAGGCTGGGTTAGCAGCTACAGGTGACCAGCAAGGGCCCGGGGGAATAGAACCCTGGGCGCTGGCTACTGCCCCagaccctttctctctccttcctgtgtCCCCTTAACTTCCGAGCAGCCCCTTCCTGAGAGGGGGCCCCCCACCTCTGCTTCAGCCAAGACAAAATATCAGAATAACACTTCTTCGtttattaaaaacacaagttTGCAGGTAAAtaagagtctttaaaaaatacattaaaataaataacagaatccTCCACGTTCTTAGAGGAAATAAGTTATATACAGACAGATGAAGCCGAGCAGGCCGTTCTCACCAGGAGCATCCTGGGGACATGGGGGTGGAAGGACTCTGGGGAGGGAGAGCTGGAGGGGATGGGCGGGGCCTGCCTAGGACACCAGCCCCGTCCAGCCTCCAGCGCTGGCTTCCGTCTGAGGGTCCACCACTGCTCGCCGATCTCAGTTTGTAGCCAATAGACAGGAAACTTCTCAGGACGTGGTCTCTGGGTTAGCACGCTCCTCATGTAGTTCCTTCTAGCGGGGCGGTGGGGCTGGGACTAGTGGGGGGAGGCCGCCCTGCAGCCTGGGGGCTGAAGGCTTCCCTGGGTAGGGTGAGGACATGAGCTGACTTGGGAGAAGCTCCTTCACCCGTGCAAGGAGGCCAGATCTCGTGCTGCCTCAGCAGGTTGGGTCCCTGGCCCTGGGCTGCTCCTCCTCGAAGCCCCACACAGGCTCCTTCTCAGTGTTCCTTGGCAATCTGGCAATCAGTGCTATGTTTTCCTTCGCCTGGGGTACGTGGGCCTcggctccctctctgcctcctggtgtCGTCTGGCAAAGCGGATCTTGGTGGCAGAAATTTCCCTGGAATCGAGAAGGGTCCATTTAGCATCTTGGGAGGTATGGGCTGCCCAAGTGTTCCCCAGGACAGGCAGCAGCGAGAGGACTTGACCCCCTTAATCACAGCTGCTCTAGGGTCAGGGGCAGCCACAGCTCATCCTGAAAACAAAATCTGCACATCAGGGACAGGCCAGGTACTAGAATCTCCTCTGCCCACGGGGACTTTGATGAAGCTGATGTTCAATGTCAAAGGCTGCCCAAATGACCGGAGGGCCAAGAACAGTGTACCTCCTGTGACTTGCCTTCCCGCTTCCATATCGGCACTCCTGCCGTTCCTTCTAGGCTCTTTACCGCCCCTCGCCCAAATTCCATGGACTAAAATTCCCATTCTTCAAGGTCCCGCTCAAAGTGGTTCAACCCAGACAAATATGGGTCTTAGCTGCCCTTTGAACTGGGATGAGCCCCTCGCAGGGGCTCCAGCATCATCCAAAGGGTCTTGTCCTGACTCCAAGGGTTCTAgcctggagctgggagtctggCTGCAGTTCCCAGCTATGGGAACTGAGGCAAGCATGGCAACCTCCCCGAGTCCCTTTCTTAGCCTATAAAATAAACCCAGGCCTGGCCGGTGTGAGGATGAGAATGAGTTGGCAAAGCAAGCTCTTCGTCCACTACCAGAGGCTGTGCGCTTGCAAAGTCTGATTCTAGATTCTGCTCGTCCTTGGACAGTTCCCTATGCTggatcttccctttcctttccccatcCCATGCTGTCTTCTAGGTTTCAGCCTCCCCACAAAGATGGGAGCCCCCAGGGGGCCACGCTGGGCCCCAGTGCTGGCCAGCTCCGAGGAGCCTCAAGGACAGAGGTCTGAATGGTTAACATCTCCAGAGGTCGCACTGGGTGCCTTCCACCTATGTCAATGGATCCGCCCTCACAACGACCCCTACAGATGGCTTGCCCTGATGCACCAGGCTCAGAATGGGGACCTGAAGCACACAGAAGTGAAGCAAtaaacccaaggtcacaaaggctTGTTTGTGGCACAGCAGGGGTTCAAATAGGCCAGTCCTGGCTCAGAACTGCCCCCTCAGCCCCTCGGCTGCACGGCCAGATGTGGGGGCTCTATTCTTAAGTCAATGTGGTGAGACAGACCTTTGTGCGCACATCCCATGGGCCCGGGCTCGCGCTGAGCCATGCTGGGGCTGCCAGGAAGGGGATCCGGTTTGGGACAGGGAGGAGAGGACAGGCTAGATCACCGAGCATTCTGGACCCAGCGCATAGGAGACACTGGTGAGTGTCTGAATGAATATCCGACTCCTTCTTTCCACCATCACAGTCCCTCCGCCCTCCCTAAGAAAATCAACCTCCAGGCCTAGTGGGGACAGAGAGCACAGCAGCTAAGACGCCTGGCTCTGGAGCCGGCCAGCTGCCTGTCATGGACCGCTGGGATGTTGGGCAAGTgccttcacttctctgagcctcagttcccttggTGCCCAGTAAGGACCTAGTCCCACCTTCTTGGAGAACAAAGGTAACGTGCAAGGCATACAGGAGGTGCTCTGCCCATGCAGGCATCCCTTACCTCAGCTGCTGGAGGAGCTCTCCTGCGGGCGTCCATCTCTGGCTGGCCTGGAACAcgtcagcaggggacctgctgcCTGGGACTATCACAGCTTCGGCCCTGAGTGAACAGCATTAGGACCCAAGTGAGGGGCTGTCCAGGGCCCTGAGAACACCTGGCTGTGGGCCCAGTGCCCCCCCACTCTCACCCCAAACAGATCCGTTTCCACCCCTGTGCACCTGGCATCCTTCCTTTCCCAGGCGGGGTGGGGGCTGAGGAAAACTGAGCTGCCGGGAATGTGTTCTTAGCTTCAGAAAGAGGCAGCTGGGGGCCCGGCCTTCCCAGAATCCAGCCACCTGCAGCTGAGCACAGTTCTTTtcgaggggaaactgaggcaggggtggggccaCAGCCTGAGTCTCAGAGGAGGAGTTTCTCATAAATCATCATAGGAAGGGCAGGTTTGGGACTGGGAAGCCAGTCTCTGCTTTCCCCAAATCCTCCAGGTGCACAAGCAAAGGAACACAGTCTCCCACTCCTTTTACacgtgggaaaactgaggcccagagagttaAGAGACTTGGCAGAGCGCCCCACCCACTGCCCTCCAACCCCCAGCAACTCTGTGACAACCCTGGGGTAGTGCCACGGTCTCCCAAGTCTAGTTGCTACTTCTCCACCAAGAAAGCTCCAGAGCGCTCCACGCTGCAGCTCAGAAGCCAAAGCTCAGCGCCCCTGGGCAGACAGATGGAGGCTGCAGTCCCCCCTCTCCTTTGACAGGACAAGTCCTATCCCCTCTGTGCCCGAGCAGCTTCTGTTGTCCCTTGGAGAGTGTCCCTTCTGCCCAGGATGAGGGTGGGGTGCTCTCAGAAGCCCCCAGTGCTGGGCAGTGGGAGGGACTTGGGGTGACTAGCTCTCCACAGAAAGGGGGGGCCGCTTatgggctcccaggaccctgctcCCCCACCAGTAGCCACTCTGCTTCTCTGCCGGTCTTCCAGATGCCCTGTTCCCCCGGCCCCTGCAGGCGGGGTGCCAGCTTACCAGGGCCTTCGATGGCAGAAGGTGGCACAGGCGGGGTCTCCGCCGCTGGAGCACTCACAGCGCTTCGGCAGGGAGCGGCGCCGGCGTCTTGGCGGGTTTCCCAGGCCGTAAGGAGCTGTCTGTCTGTGGGCAGGCAGCCAGCAAGGTAGTGGTGTAGGgtggagag
This Neovison vison isolate M4711 chromosome 2, ASM_NN_V1, whole genome shotgun sequence DNA region includes the following protein-coding sequences:
- the EDN2 gene encoding endothelin-2, producing MVAVPTAWCSVALALLLALQEGKGQVAAAPDHPAPSPRARGSHLRPRRCSCSSWLDKECVYFCHLDIIWVNTPGQTAPYGLGNPPRRRRRSLPKRCECSSGGDPACATFCHRRPWAEAVIVPGSRSPADVFQASQRWTPAGELLQQLREISATKIRFARRHQEAEREPRPTYPRRRKT